In Nematostella vectensis chromosome 11, jaNemVect1.1, whole genome shotgun sequence, a genomic segment contains:
- the LOC5508121 gene encoding matrix metalloproteinase-23, whose amino-acid sequence MGDSFGWHTHAGVPQGKECSDSFDSWNGVLAHAFFPPDGRIHFDEYEWWHPWQKNVLFRAALPMVAAHEIGHALGLEHSSVKESLMWASCCQSTLYHLRDDISGILSLYGYGPQQDRTV is encoded by the exons ATGGGTGACAG CTTTGGCTGGCATACGCATGCCGGAGTCCCCCAAGGGAAGGAGTGTTCTGACAGTTTTGATAGTTGGAACGGCGTGCTCGCTCATGCGTTCTTCCCCCCAGACGGCAGAATCCATTTTGACGAGTACGAGTGGTGGCATCCCTGGCAGAAGAATGTACTTTTCCGGGCGGCTCTTCCAATG GTTGCAGCACATGAGATCGGTCACGCTCTGGGCCTGGAGCACTCGTCGGTAAAGGAATCCCTCATGTGGGCATCATGTTGCCAGAGCACTCTCTACCATCTCAGGGATGACATCAGTGGCATACTATCCTTATATGGCTACGGACCACAGCAAGACCGCACTGTTTAA
- the LOC5508134 gene encoding alpha-(1,3)-fucosyltransferase fut-5: MEWKNTKAVTQTKTLVIVLILIAFTAFYGLLSKFETAPLRRLRIKPVVYGTSIKQNRNTTTDRKLVLFYTAFFGDMSWGERVMNNPNAECPYQCRTTNDKTLFAKSSAVIFHARDMPSVTTLNDLMRKKPVTQVWVYCSMENPIYTPPTSPLNNMFNWTMTYSSKSDVFFPYGQYIASPSPSIADDFTKGKDKLIVWGVSHCKLLRDQVAQKLSEYLPVNIYGGCASMFPKRHRDGTTCPRSSQQCDELLRRFKFALSFENEECPDYVTEKYWLPIIRGNLPIVLGEGINDDVAIPGSYINIKDFPNIKALSEYIKYLDKNHTAYNEYFQWKRKYKINSKAWAGCDLCKLLHTRKSPKVYEHLDHIWNRGMCNRESKKLLDIINAKE, from the coding sequence atggaatgGAAAAACACCAAGGCTGTCACACAAACCAAAACGTTGGTCATCGTTCTAATATTAATTGCGTTTACTGCATTCTATGGACTGCTTTCAAAGTTTGAAACAGCCCCATTAAGGCGACTGAGAATAAAGCCTGTTGTATATGGCACatcaatcaagcaaaacagAAACACTACAACAGACAGAAAGCTCGTGCTATTCTATACTGCGTTCTTTGGTGACATGTCTTGGGGCGAACGTGTTATGAATAATCCGAATGCCGAATGTCCATACCAATGCCGAACGACTAATGACAAAACGCTGTTTGCAAAAAGTAGTGCAGTGATATTTCACGCAAGAGATATGCCCTCTGTGACGACACTTAatgatttaatgagaaaaaaacCCGTCACCCAAGTCTGGGTTTACTGCAGCATGGAAAACCCTATTTACACCCCTCCTACATCACCGTTAAATAACATGTTTAACTGGACAATGACATACTCCTCCAAATCAGACGTATTTTTCCCATACGGTCAATATATCGCATCGCCTTCTCCGTCTATTGCGGACGATTTTACAAAAGGAAAGGACAAGCTAATCGTCTGGGGGGTGAGCCACTGTAAGCTTCTTCGAGATCAGGTAGCACAAAAACTTTCGGAGTATCTTCCGGTTAACATCTACGGTGGCTGTGCATCGATGTTTCCTAAACGACACCGGGACGGTACAACCTGTCCACGTTCTAGTCAGCAGTGCGATGAACTCTTGCGTCGCTTCAAGTTCGCATTGAGTTTCGAGAATGAAGAATGTCCCGACTACGTCACCGAAAAATACTGGCTTCCGATAATCCGTGGCAACTTGCCCATTGTGTTGGGAGAAGGAATCAATGATGATGTTGCCATTCCAGGGTCTTATATTAATATTAAGGACTTTCCAAATATCAAAGCATTGTCGGAATATATCAAGTATCTGGATAAGAACCATACAGCTTACAATGAGTATTTTCAATGGaagagaaaatacaaaataaactcGAAGGCTTGGGCGGGATGCGATTTGTGTAAGTTGTTGCACACACGAAAAAGTCCTAAGGTTTATGAACATCTTGATCATATCTGGAACAGGGGCATGTGTAATAGGGAATCTAAGAAGTTACTGGATATAATTAACGCGAAAGAGTAG